In Desulfosediminicola ganghwensis, a single window of DNA contains:
- a CDS encoding tetratricopeptide repeat protein, whose translation MLFSRLISLCCIMIMLLITPGCSDDDKKKLKHYNRAMEYIEQDDNKAAIIELRNAIQIDPKYAEARYQLGLLQLEEGNMQAGFNQLKRTADLEPANTDAAVKVTEFLLMAKETDDARKYIEKVLEIEPDNTQALYLLANLELLAGNIEATQQVVNTLKTKDPQSDRFFNLRGRIAAVEKDFETSEEMFLKALEANPENSNNFRTLLFFYQQQQDKEKAEEILLQMVESFPQDWRSYSLLSNFYLQTKDIDKAMTAAQKAVELDPESSDLRSAVANIYRTGNQYQQAVDFLEIATTDLPDSIQLKAELANAYFELRRFDKASEICESILSDNANHGGAQFVKAKLLLNDNQLNEGLELLISLTSNYPKWPDPHYFMALTHMRSGDLELAQKSAATALQLAPANSRYHTLLARILLGRGEFDGAGREATIALRLDNKNLAAAKLMAKALLAEKRFDDAIKAIEEIRKITPTDLDMLGSLGLAYLGKQDKEQAEKTFQKLVELAPDNAKALALYASLASENDIGRGIEIVKQQIERSPDTAGHYMLLGNILSQGGQPEEALEAYAKSQELAPDLPHSFVASARLMHSMGRTDEAINEFLGLLKSQPDSIPAGLGLATLYETKGQMGEARKHYEHVLTVAPDLPSAANNLAYILASDENADLGEALRLAMLAKQALPDDPHIADTLGVVHLKRESYGLAISQFQQALEADPENPIILYHMALAQKGNNDPKSAIEALQSSVDSEQEFAEREDAEALLREIQAH comes from the coding sequence ATGCTCTTCTCAAGATTGATTTCTTTATGCTGTATCATGATTATGCTCCTTATTACTCCCGGTTGTTCAGACGACGACAAGAAAAAGCTCAAACACTACAACAGGGCCATGGAATATATCGAGCAGGATGACAACAAGGCCGCAATAATAGAGCTTCGAAATGCCATCCAGATCGACCCCAAATACGCTGAAGCAAGGTATCAGCTTGGCCTTTTACAGCTCGAAGAAGGAAACATGCAGGCTGGGTTCAACCAGTTGAAGCGGACAGCAGACCTGGAACCTGCCAACACTGATGCCGCTGTCAAAGTAACTGAATTCCTGCTTATGGCCAAAGAAACTGACGATGCCAGAAAGTACATAGAGAAGGTACTGGAAATAGAGCCTGATAATACTCAGGCTCTGTACCTGCTCGCTAACCTGGAACTACTCGCTGGCAACATTGAGGCCACCCAGCAGGTTGTAAATACCCTCAAAACTAAAGATCCCCAATCAGACCGTTTTTTCAACTTGAGGGGCCGCATTGCGGCCGTCGAGAAGGATTTCGAAACAAGCGAAGAAATGTTTTTGAAGGCTCTTGAAGCAAACCCTGAAAATTCCAATAATTTTAGAACACTACTCTTTTTCTATCAACAGCAGCAGGATAAAGAGAAGGCAGAAGAAATTTTGCTGCAAATGGTGGAGAGTTTCCCGCAAGACTGGCGTTCCTATTCTTTGCTTTCCAATTTTTATTTGCAAACAAAGGATATTGATAAAGCAATGACCGCCGCCCAGAAAGCTGTAGAACTTGATCCAGAATCCAGCGACCTCAGGTCAGCCGTTGCTAATATCTACCGGACCGGAAACCAGTATCAGCAGGCGGTAGACTTCCTCGAAATTGCCACGACGGACCTCCCTGATTCCATTCAACTCAAAGCCGAACTTGCCAATGCCTATTTTGAATTGAGACGGTTTGATAAAGCCAGCGAAATTTGTGAGTCAATCCTTTCTGACAACGCGAATCACGGCGGTGCCCAATTTGTCAAAGCCAAGCTACTACTCAATGATAATCAACTCAATGAGGGTTTGGAGCTGCTCATCTCTCTCACGTCGAACTACCCGAAGTGGCCTGACCCACATTACTTTATGGCCCTTACCCATATGCGCTCCGGAGATCTCGAGCTTGCACAAAAGTCGGCTGCAACTGCTCTTCAACTTGCACCAGCCAACAGTCGCTATCATACACTTCTGGCGAGGATTTTGCTCGGGAGAGGCGAGTTTGACGGGGCGGGCCGGGAGGCCACCATAGCCTTGCGCCTGGACAACAAAAATCTTGCTGCAGCCAAATTGATGGCTAAAGCACTGCTTGCGGAAAAACGCTTTGATGACGCAATAAAAGCTATTGAAGAGATACGTAAAATCACCCCAACGGATCTTGACATGCTCGGCAGTCTCGGCCTCGCCTATCTCGGTAAACAAGACAAGGAACAGGCGGAAAAAACCTTCCAGAAACTTGTCGAACTGGCACCGGACAATGCAAAAGCTTTAGCGCTCTACGCCTCGCTTGCATCAGAAAATGATATTGGAAGAGGAATAGAGATTGTCAAACAACAGATTGAACGTTCACCTGATACAGCCGGACACTATATGCTGCTCGGTAACATTCTCTCCCAGGGAGGACAACCAGAAGAGGCGCTGGAAGCTTATGCAAAATCCCAGGAACTTGCACCAGACCTGCCTCACTCTTTTGTTGCATCTGCGCGGCTTATGCATTCGATGGGCCGCACAGATGAAGCCATTAACGAGTTTCTTGGGTTGCTGAAGTCTCAGCCTGATTCCATCCCTGCAGGCCTTGGACTTGCCACCTTATACGAAACAAAAGGCCAGATGGGGGAGGCTAGAAAGCACTATGAACACGTTCTTACAGTCGCGCCGGACCTGCCGTCAGCCGCCAATAATCTTGCCTATATTCTTGCGAGTGATGAAAATGCCGACCTTGGAGAGGCACTCCGGCTCGCCATGCTTGCTAAACAGGCACTACCTGACGACCCCCATATCGCCGACACCCTCGGAG